A genomic region of Micromonospora sp. NBC_01796 contains the following coding sequences:
- a CDS encoding ABC transporter substrate-binding protein has translation MDGSRLRKAAALTLVAGLGLSLTACSTKSDDASSDASGKVTITVDCQPVGAQKEILKNWNDDVVEFQKQNPDIVVKSVSVGEQCNNPPDFTARLAGGTVTDLFYGYMTDLQQVLDSGQAKDITDLVGKDSIPTWDSVDPALKEVFTDGGKLYAVPVKNYSMGLVYNKVLFQQAGLDPNSPPKTWGEVRAAAKKISALGNGIAGYSEYSAGNTGGWHFTSLLYSQGGQVLSADGKKAAFNDAAGKQVLQNLKDMRYGDNSMGDRQLLQWGDLLTNAGAGKVGMFIGAPDATQAIVSQFQGKFQDWAMAPLPGQDGAAKGTLGGGEGYFFKKDLTPEQVKAGLKWIAYQKLTPGKGQFDYVRAKPQNYPVGLPQPLLFANGSDAQKQELELRKANANVDTANFAIFEATPVPIKGEPRNAQAIYAVLDGAMSGVLTSPNSNIDALLKTAEEKVNQLLAAES, from the coding sequence ATGGACGGATCCAGGCTGCGGAAGGCTGCGGCGTTGACGCTCGTAGCCGGCCTGGGGCTCAGCCTTACGGCGTGCTCCACGAAGAGTGACGACGCATCGAGCGATGCGAGTGGCAAGGTCACCATCACCGTCGACTGCCAGCCGGTCGGCGCTCAGAAAGAGATATTGAAGAACTGGAACGACGATGTCGTGGAGTTCCAGAAGCAGAACCCGGACATCGTCGTCAAGAGCGTGAGCGTCGGCGAGCAGTGCAACAACCCGCCGGACTTCACCGCCCGCCTGGCCGGTGGCACCGTGACCGACCTGTTCTACGGCTACATGACCGACCTCCAGCAGGTGCTCGACTCCGGTCAGGCGAAGGACATCACCGACCTCGTCGGCAAGGACTCGATCCCCACCTGGGACAGCGTCGACCCGGCGCTCAAGGAGGTCTTCACCGACGGCGGCAAGCTCTACGCCGTACCGGTGAAGAACTACTCGATGGGCCTGGTCTACAACAAGGTCCTGTTCCAGCAGGCCGGTCTCGACCCGAACAGCCCGCCGAAGACGTGGGGCGAGGTCCGGGCCGCGGCCAAGAAGATCTCGGCGCTCGGCAACGGCATCGCCGGCTACTCGGAGTACAGCGCGGGCAACACCGGCGGCTGGCACTTCACCTCCCTGCTCTACTCGCAGGGCGGCCAGGTGCTGAGCGCGGACGGCAAGAAGGCCGCGTTCAACGACGCCGCCGGCAAGCAGGTCCTGCAGAACCTCAAGGACATGCGGTACGGCGACAACAGCATGGGTGACCGCCAGTTGCTCCAGTGGGGCGACCTGCTGACCAACGCCGGTGCGGGCAAGGTGGGCATGTTCATCGGCGCGCCGGACGCCACCCAGGCGATCGTCAGCCAGTTCCAGGGCAAGTTCCAGGACTGGGCGATGGCCCCGTTGCCGGGCCAGGACGGCGCGGCCAAGGGCACGCTCGGTGGTGGCGAGGGTTACTTCTTCAAGAAGGACCTCACCCCCGAGCAGGTCAAGGCCGGTCTGAAGTGGATCGCGTACCAGAAGTTGACGCCGGGCAAGGGTCAGTTCGACTACGTCCGGGCGAAGCCGCAGAACTACCCGGTGGGTCTGCCCCAGCCGCTGCTGTTCGCCAACGGCAGCGACGCGCAGAAGCAGGAACTCGAGCTGCGCAAGGCGAACGCGAACGTCGACACCGCCAACTTCGCGATCTTCGAGGCGACCCCGGTGCCGATCAAGGGTGAGCCGCGCAACGCACAGGCGATCTACGCGGTGCTCGACGGTGCGATGTCCGGGGTGCTGACCAGCCCGAACTCGAACATCGACGCGCTGCTCAAGACGGCCGAAGAGAAGGTCAACCAGCTTCTCGCCGCCGAGAGCTGA
- a CDS encoding carbohydrate ABC transporter permease: MAITTVPEATRKPGRPTSPYTARPKRTSLGRKVRDNLTGHAFLIGAVLCFVVFSWYPMIRGVVMSFQRTRRGETSWVGWDNYVRIVADPSFWTAWQNTFYFTVLALVLGYALPFFVAILLNEFRHAKGYLRILVYLPVMLPPASALFLFKFYAYDPSEAGLFNAILKALHLPTSQWMQSPEMTIPAMVIASTWMNMGSAVLIYLASLQNVPGELYEAAELDGAGLWRRIVNVTIPQTRLILALLAMLQIVATMQLFIEPLILANGAGAEDSATSVAYLIYQHGFFQNDLNGAAALGVIMLVVLAGFSAVYVRLTAKQD; this comes from the coding sequence TTGGCGATCACCACCGTCCCGGAGGCCACCAGGAAACCGGGACGCCCGACCTCGCCGTACACGGCACGGCCGAAGCGTACGAGCCTCGGCCGCAAGGTACGGGACAACCTCACCGGTCACGCGTTCCTCATCGGGGCGGTGCTCTGCTTCGTCGTCTTCTCCTGGTACCCGATGATCCGGGGCGTGGTGATGAGCTTCCAGCGCACCCGGCGCGGGGAGACCTCCTGGGTGGGCTGGGACAACTACGTACGCATCGTCGCCGACCCCAGCTTCTGGACCGCCTGGCAGAACACGTTCTACTTCACGGTCCTCGCGCTCGTCCTCGGGTACGCCCTGCCGTTCTTCGTGGCGATCCTGCTCAACGAGTTCCGCCACGCCAAGGGTTACCTGCGGATCCTGGTCTACCTGCCGGTGATGCTGCCGCCGGCCTCGGCGCTGTTCCTGTTCAAGTTCTACGCGTACGACCCCAGTGAGGCGGGGCTGTTCAACGCGATCCTCAAGGCGCTGCACCTGCCCACGTCGCAGTGGATGCAGTCGCCCGAGATGACGATTCCGGCGATGGTGATCGCGTCCACCTGGATGAACATGGGCAGCGCGGTGCTGATCTACCTGGCATCGCTGCAGAACGTACCCGGCGAACTCTACGAGGCGGCCGAACTCGACGGCGCCGGGCTCTGGCGACGGATCGTCAACGTGACCATCCCGCAGACCCGGCTGATCCTCGCCCTGCTGGCCATGCTCCAGATCGTCGCCACGATGCAGCTCTTCATCGAGCCGCTGATCCTTGCCAACGGCGCGGGCGCCGAGGACTCGGCGACCTCGGTCGCGTACCTCATCTACCAGCACGGGTTCTTCCAGAACGACCTCAACGGCGCCGCTGCGCTCGGCGTGATCATGCTCGTGGTGCTGGCCGGCTTCTCCGCCGTCTACGTGCGACTGACTGCGAAACAGGACTAG
- a CDS encoding carbohydrate ABC transporter permease, which yields MAQDSGTRTLISHAQLSRGRGKVIYWTLLTVVVVGFTLVFLGPLYWMVTGALKSGQEVAQTPPSLFPQDPQWQNYADAWNNLDLGKLLFNTFYYAAGAVLLQLVFDTAAAYALSKLRPIFGNVILGAMLATLMIPAMVLIVPQYVTVIDLPIVHINLLDSPFAIWLPLVANAFNIFLLKRFFDSIPEDLIAAALMDGATPLRTLWSIILPMSRPILGVVSIFAVTAVWKDFLWPKLVMPSPETRTVSVGIYAFAGGTPMNVVIAASVIAAIPTVIIFLVFQRNIMSGLTTGSLKG from the coding sequence ATGGCACAGGACTCCGGGACCCGGACACTCATCTCCCATGCCCAGCTCAGTCGGGGGCGCGGCAAGGTCATCTACTGGACGCTGCTCACCGTCGTCGTGGTGGGGTTCACGCTCGTCTTCCTCGGGCCGCTCTACTGGATGGTCACCGGCGCGCTCAAGTCCGGCCAGGAGGTCGCACAGACCCCGCCGTCGCTGTTCCCGCAGGATCCGCAGTGGCAGAACTACGCCGACGCGTGGAACAACCTGGACCTCGGCAAGCTGCTGTTCAACACGTTCTACTACGCGGCCGGCGCGGTGCTCCTCCAACTCGTCTTCGACACCGCCGCGGCGTACGCGCTGTCGAAGCTCCGGCCGATCTTCGGCAACGTGATCCTCGGCGCGATGCTGGCCACGCTGATGATCCCGGCGATGGTCCTCATCGTCCCGCAGTACGTGACCGTGATCGACCTGCCGATCGTGCACATCAACCTGCTCGACTCGCCGTTCGCGATCTGGCTGCCCCTGGTCGCGAACGCGTTCAACATCTTCCTGCTGAAGCGGTTCTTCGACTCGATTCCGGAGGACCTGATCGCGGCGGCGCTGATGGACGGGGCGACGCCGCTGCGTACGCTCTGGTCGATCATCCTGCCGATGTCGCGTCCCATCCTCGGCGTGGTGTCGATCTTCGCGGTGACGGCGGTCTGGAAGGACTTCCTCTGGCCGAAGCTGGTCATGCCCTCACCCGAGACCCGTACGGTCAGCGTCGGCATCTACGCCTTCGCCGGTGGTACGCCGATGAACGTGGTGATCGCCGCCTCGGTCATCGCCGCGATCCCGACCGTCATCATCTTCCTGGTCTTCCAGCGGAACATCATGTCCGGTCTGACCACGGGCAGCCTCAAGGGATAG
- a CDS encoding glycoside hydrolase family 13 protein has product MSTADNSPWWRGAVIYQVYPRSFADGNGDGIGDIAGIRSRLNHLSALGVDAIWFSPWYPSPMADAGYDVADYRDIDPIFGTLPEAEALIAEAHALGIRTIVDVVPNHCSDQHPWFQAALAGGPSAPERDLFWFRPGRGPNGDQRPTDWVGEFGGETWTRTTNPDGTPGDWYLHLFTAEQPDFNWEHPLVRAEFEDILRFWFDRGVDGIRIDSAGLLVKDGTLPETLPDRPHPFRDLDGVHDVYRAWRRIADEYPGDRALIGEVWMPDRQRFANYLRPDELHAAFNFDFLGCAWDASALRESIDGTLHAHAPVNAPATWVLSNHDVTRHVTRYGREDTTFSFAKKREGIFTDLELGTVRARAAALLSLALPGATYVYQGEELGLWEVDVPPGERTDPMWPRSGYVDPGRDGCRVPLPWSGDAPPFGFSPEGATTAPWLSQPADWKGRTAQAQTGDPSSMLALYQAAIRIRRAETGLGDGPMGWLDAPDDVLAFSRGDGFACVVNLSGVPVPLPAHQLRLLTSGPLDGDLLPPDTAVWLRTGTV; this is encoded by the coding sequence GTGTCCACAGCAGACAACAGTCCGTGGTGGCGTGGAGCGGTGATCTACCAGGTGTATCCACGTAGTTTCGCCGACGGCAACGGCGACGGCATCGGCGACATCGCCGGCATCCGGTCCCGGCTGAATCACCTGTCCGCGCTCGGCGTCGACGCGATCTGGTTCAGCCCCTGGTACCCGTCGCCGATGGCCGACGCCGGTTACGACGTGGCCGACTACCGGGACATCGACCCGATCTTCGGCACCCTGCCCGAGGCCGAGGCGCTGATCGCGGAGGCGCACGCGCTCGGCATCCGGACCATCGTCGACGTGGTGCCCAACCACTGCTCCGACCAGCACCCGTGGTTCCAGGCCGCGCTCGCCGGCGGACCCAGCGCACCCGAGCGGGACCTGTTCTGGTTCCGCCCCGGCCGGGGCCCGAACGGCGACCAGCGGCCCACCGACTGGGTCGGCGAGTTCGGCGGCGAGACCTGGACCCGGACCACCAACCCGGACGGCACCCCCGGTGACTGGTACCTGCACCTGTTCACCGCCGAACAGCCGGACTTCAACTGGGAACACCCACTGGTACGGGCCGAGTTCGAGGACATCCTCCGGTTCTGGTTCGACCGGGGCGTGGACGGTATCCGGATCGACTCGGCCGGTCTGCTGGTCAAGGACGGCACCCTGCCGGAGACCCTGCCGGACCGGCCGCACCCGTTCCGGGACCTCGACGGGGTGCACGACGTCTACCGGGCCTGGCGGCGGATCGCCGACGAGTACCCCGGTGACCGGGCGCTGATCGGCGAGGTGTGGATGCCGGACCGGCAGCGGTTCGCCAACTACCTGCGCCCGGACGAGCTGCACGCCGCGTTCAACTTCGACTTCCTCGGCTGCGCCTGGGACGCCTCCGCGCTGCGCGAGAGCATCGACGGGACGCTGCACGCACACGCCCCGGTCAACGCCCCGGCCACCTGGGTCCTCTCCAACCACGACGTCACCCGGCACGTCACCCGGTACGGGCGGGAGGACACCACGTTCAGCTTCGCCAAGAAGCGCGAGGGGATCTTCACCGACCTCGAACTGGGCACCGTACGGGCCCGCGCGGCGGCCCTGCTCTCGCTCGCCCTGCCCGGCGCCACGTACGTCTACCAGGGCGAGGAACTCGGGCTCTGGGAGGTCGACGTCCCGCCGGGGGAGCGTACGGACCCGATGTGGCCGCGTTCCGGTTACGTCGACCCGGGCCGGGACGGCTGCCGGGTGCCGTTGCCGTGGTCCGGTGACGCGCCCCCGTTCGGCTTCAGCCCCGAGGGCGCGACAACCGCACCGTGGCTGTCGCAGCCGGCGGACTGGAAGGGCCGTACCGCTCAGGCTCAGACCGGTGACCCGTCGTCGATGCTGGCGCTCTACCAGGCGGCGATCAGGATCCGGCGGGCCGAGACCGGTCTCGGTGACGGCCCGATGGGCTGGCTCGACGCACCGGACGACGTGCTCGCCTTCAGCCGCGGCGACGGGTTCGCCTGCGTGGTGAACCTGTCCGGCGTACCGGTGCCGCTGCCGGCGCACCAGCTCCGGCTGCTGACCAGCGGGCCGCTCGACGGGGACCTGCTTCCCCCGGACACGGCCGTCTGGCTGCGGACCGGAACGGTCTAG
- a CDS encoding galactose-binding domain-containing protein, which translates to MAIHTAGAPTPGTATAPRNNRARVGLAVLASTAMAAASISVLTLTSAAPAQAAGLSPFDIVGRGATVPFVEQEAENVAHNGSKIGPTRYYGQLPSEASGREAVTLDAVGEYVEFTLTKPADAVTFRYSIPDSASGTGRDASIDLRINGNVVKAVPVTSKYGWYYGGYPFNNNPGDTNPHHFYDEARTLFGSTYPAGTKVRLQVSSTAQSPTFTIDLADFELVGGPIAKPANVIDVVTDFGADPTGATDSTADFQAAVDAGAAQGRAVWIPQGNFTLWDHVVVDRVTLRGAGPWYSVLGGRHPTQRNRAAGIYGKYVPGGGYTGGVRPHEANGPSRNVTVRDFAIIGDIQERIDDDQVNAFGGAMTDSVIDNIWMQHTKVGAWMDGPMDNFTIRNSRILDQTADGVNFHTGVTNSTVTNTFVRNTGDDALAMWAQNVPNVNNSFTHNTIGVTLLANHLVSYGGRDIKITDNVTADSLTNGGGIHVANRYPGVQGATSVLGTWTIARNTLIRNGNSDYNWNFGVGAIWFSALNQGFQNPTINITDTDILDSSYAALHWIEGQTNGIFLNNVNIVGAGTYALQVQAASQVSFTNVRASGIAQPKPMHNCVGSGFQITQGAGNSGWYTATPDCGPWPTPIWNNGPTSPPPTGTPPPTTPPTTPPTTPPTTPPTTPPTNGNLAQGKVITATSTSQGYVAQNANDGNAATYWESANGAFPQSLTVDLGAVVNTNRVVVKLPPGWETRTQTFAVQGSTDGSFPPIVPAAGYTFNPASGNSVSVVLPSANRRYLRLVFTGNTGWPAGQVSEFEVYGSGSTPPPTTPPVTTPPPTTPPPTTPPPTTPPANVNLAAGRPTTVTSVADVYGGGNAVDGNANTYWESANSAFPQSITVDLGSARSVSRVVLKLPPAAAWQTRTQTLSVLGSTNGSSYATVKASAGYTFNPASGNTVTVTFAATTQRYLRLTFTGNTGWPAGQLSEYEVYAV; encoded by the coding sequence ATGGCCATCCATACCGCCGGCGCGCCCACGCCCGGCACCGCCACCGCACCACGCAACAACCGCGCCCGGGTCGGGCTGGCCGTTCTCGCCAGCACCGCGATGGCCGCGGCCTCGATCAGTGTTCTCACCCTCACGTCGGCAGCGCCCGCCCAGGCCGCCGGCCTCTCTCCATTCGACATCGTCGGTCGCGGTGCCACCGTGCCCTTCGTCGAGCAGGAGGCGGAGAACGTCGCCCACAACGGTTCGAAGATCGGCCCGACCCGCTACTACGGTCAGCTCCCGTCCGAGGCCTCCGGCCGCGAAGCGGTGACCCTGGACGCGGTCGGCGAGTACGTCGAGTTCACCCTGACCAAGCCGGCCGACGCGGTCACCTTCCGGTACAGCATTCCGGACAGCGCGTCCGGCACCGGCCGGGACGCCAGCATCGACCTGCGGATCAACGGCAACGTGGTCAAGGCCGTCCCGGTGACCTCGAAGTACGGCTGGTACTACGGGGGTTACCCGTTCAACAACAACCCCGGTGACACCAACCCGCACCACTTCTACGACGAGGCCCGGACCCTGTTCGGGTCGACCTACCCGGCCGGCACCAAGGTCCGGTTGCAGGTCAGCTCCACCGCCCAGTCACCCACGTTCACCATCGACCTGGCCGACTTCGAGCTGGTCGGCGGGCCGATCGCGAAGCCGGCGAACGTCATCGACGTGGTGACCGACTTCGGTGCCGACCCGACCGGTGCGACCGACTCCACCGCCGACTTCCAGGCGGCGGTCGACGCGGGGGCGGCGCAGGGCCGGGCGGTCTGGATTCCGCAGGGCAACTTCACCCTCTGGGACCACGTGGTGGTCGACCGGGTGACGCTGCGCGGCGCCGGCCCGTGGTACTCGGTGCTCGGCGGTCGGCATCCCACCCAGCGCAACCGGGCGGCCGGCATCTACGGCAAGTACGTCCCCGGCGGCGGTTACACCGGAGGGGTACGCCCACACGAGGCGAACGGTCCCAGCCGGAACGTGACCGTACGGGACTTCGCCATCATCGGCGACATCCAGGAGCGGATCGACGACGACCAGGTGAACGCGTTCGGTGGGGCGATGACCGACTCGGTCATCGACAACATCTGGATGCAGCACACCAAGGTCGGCGCCTGGATGGACGGCCCGATGGACAACTTCACCATCCGCAACAGCCGGATCCTGGACCAGACCGCGGACGGGGTGAACTTCCACACCGGGGTCACCAACTCCACGGTGACCAACACGTTCGTCCGCAACACCGGTGACGACGCGCTGGCGATGTGGGCGCAGAACGTACCGAACGTCAACAACTCGTTCACCCACAACACCATCGGCGTCACGCTGCTGGCGAACCACCTGGTCAGCTACGGCGGTCGGGACATCAAGATCACCGACAACGTGACCGCCGACTCGCTCACCAACGGCGGCGGCATCCACGTGGCCAACCGCTACCCCGGCGTACAGGGTGCGACCTCGGTCCTGGGCACCTGGACGATCGCCCGGAACACCCTGATCCGCAACGGCAACTCCGACTACAACTGGAACTTCGGCGTCGGGGCGATCTGGTTCTCCGCGCTGAACCAGGGGTTCCAGAACCCCACCATCAACATCACCGACACCGACATCCTGGACAGCTCGTACGCGGCGCTGCACTGGATCGAGGGTCAGACCAACGGCATCTTCCTCAACAACGTCAACATCGTCGGCGCGGGCACGTACGCGCTCCAGGTGCAGGCGGCCAGTCAGGTCTCCTTCACCAACGTACGGGCCAGCGGCATCGCCCAGCCGAAGCCGATGCACAACTGCGTCGGCAGCGGTTTCCAGATCACCCAGGGCGCGGGCAACTCGGGTTGGTACACCGCCACCCCGGACTGCGGCCCGTGGCCGACACCGATCTGGAACAACGGGCCGACCAGCCCGCCGCCGACCGGTACGCCGCCGCCGACCACGCCGCCCACCACTCCTCCGACCACCCCGCCGACGACCCCTCCGACCACGCCGCCGACCAACGGCAACCTGGCCCAGGGCAAGGTCATCACGGCGACCAGCACGTCGCAGGGGTACGTGGCGCAGAACGCGAACGACGGGAACGCCGCCACCTACTGGGAGAGCGCGAACGGCGCCTTCCCGCAGTCGTTGACGGTCGACCTCGGTGCGGTGGTGAACACCAACCGGGTGGTGGTGAAGTTGCCACCGGGCTGGGAGACCCGTACCCAGACGTTCGCGGTGCAGGGTTCGACGGACGGGAGCTTCCCGCCGATCGTCCCGGCGGCCGGTTACACCTTCAACCCGGCCTCGGGTAACTCGGTGTCGGTCGTCCTGCCCTCGGCGAACCGCCGCTACCTGCGGTTGGTCTTCACCGGGAACACGGGCTGGCCGGCCGGGCAGGTCTCCGAGTTCGAGGTGTACGGCAGCGGCAGCACGCCGCCGCCCACCACCCCGCCGGTGACCACGCCTCCGCCGACGACGCCCCCGCCCACCACCCCGCCGCCCACCACGCCTCCGGCCAACGTCAACCTGGCCGCCGGTCGGCCGACGACGGTGACCAGCGTGGCCGACGTGTACGGCGGTGGCAACGCGGTGGACGGCAACGCGAACACGTACTGGGAGAGCGCCAACAGCGCCTTCCCGCAGTCGATCACGGTGGATCTGGGGTCGGCCCGGTCGGTGTCGAGGGTGGTGCTGAAGCTGCCGCCCGCGGCCGCCTGGCAGACCCGTACGCAGACGCTGTCGGTGCTCGGCTCCACCAACGGATCGTCGTACGCGACGGTCAAGGCGTCGGCGGGTTACACCTTCAACCCCGCCTCGGGTAACACCGTCACGGTCACCTTCGCGGCGACCACCCAGCGGTACCTGCGCCTGACCTTCACCGGCAACACCGGCTGGCCCGCCGGTCAGCTCTCCGAGTACGAGGTCTACGCCGTCTAG